The following proteins are co-located in the Palaemon carinicauda isolate YSFRI2023 chromosome 3, ASM3689809v2, whole genome shotgun sequence genome:
- the LOC137637886 gene encoding uncharacterized protein, whose amino-acid sequence MEDYLSNALDYQYMFEKRTTPWEMAQWDPDELQSFKIDLEKVDRLYHISFIEDGCVGQEYEFIARLNHKGRLLYVELTAGCDYTGFDCQGYGIIFVSSDANLFLNLVLTNNCKKDLIHKSLSEDGVETEELSVEYNACSRMFLKNTPMLKYLCHMSIYENRIKLEPHLSTLPKVLKKSVDEFIKFKEAKEAYDEC is encoded by the coding sequence ATGGAAGACTACTTGTCAAACGCGCTCGACTACCAGTATATGTTTGAGAAGAGAACGACGCCCTGGGAGATGGCCCAATGGGACCCAGACGAGTTGCAGTCCTTCAAGATAGATCTTGAGAAGGTCGATCGACTGTATCATATTTCCTTCATCGAAGACGGCTGTGTCGGCCAGGAATACGAATTCATTGCTCGACTGAATCACAAAGGACGGCTGCTCTACGTCGAACTCACGGCCGGATGTGACTACACTGGGTTCGATTGCCAAGGATATGGCATCATCTTCGTGAGCAGCGAcgccaacttattcttgaacctcGTCTTGACGAACAATTGCAAAAAGGATCTCATTCATAAGTCTCTATCGGAGGACGGCGTCGAAACCGAAGAACTGTCGGTAGAGTACAACGCCTGCAGCAGAATGTTCCTGAAAAATACCCCGATGTTGAAGTACCTCTGTCACATGAGCATTTACGAGAACAGGATAAAACTTGAACCACATCTTTCGActttgccaaaagtcctcaagAAAAGTGTAGATGAGTTCATCAAATTCAAAGAGGCCAAAGAAGCCTATGATGAGTGTTAG
- the LOC137637889 gene encoding uncharacterized protein, producing MLTWTLKTAPNFKSIDPAVPDADTMEDYLSNALDYQYMFEKRTTPWEMAQWDPDELQSFKIDLEKVDRLYHISFIEDGCVGQEYELIARLNHKGRLLYVELTAGCDYTGFDCQGYGIIFVSSDANLFLNLVLTNNCKKDLIHKSLSEDGVETEELSIEYNACSRMFLKNTPMLKYLCHMSIYENRIKLEPHLSTLPKILKKSVDEFIKFKEAKEAYDEC from the coding sequence ATGTTGACTTGGACGCTGAAAACTGCCCCAAACTTCAAAAGTATCGATCCCGCTGTCCCCGATGCCGACACCATGGAAGACTACTTGTCAAACGCGCTCGACTACCAGTATATGTTTGAGAAGAGAACGACGCCTTGGGAGATGGCCCAATGGGACCCAGACGAGTTGCAGTCCTTCAAGATAGATCTTGAGAAGGTCGATCGACTGTATCATATTTCCTTCATCGAAGACGGCTGTGTCGGCCAGGAATACGAATTGATTGCTCGACTGAATCACAAAGGACGGCTGCTCTACGTCGAACTCACGGCCGGATGTGACTACACTGGGTTCGATTGCCAAGGATATGGCATCATCTTCGTGAGCAGCGAcgccaacttattcttgaacctcGTCTTGACGAACAATTGCAAAAAGGATCTCATTCATAAGTCTCTATCGGAGGACGGCGTCGAAACCGAAGAACTGTCGATAGAGTACAACGCCTGCAGCAGGATGTTCCTGAAAAATACCCCGATGTTGAAGTACCTCTGTCACATGAGCATTTACGAGAACAGGATAAAACTTGAACCACATCTTTCGACTTTGCCAAAAATCCTCAAGAAAAGTGTAGATGAGTTCATCAAATTCAAAGAGGCCAAAGAAGCCTATGATGAGTGTTAG